From Leishmania braziliensis MHOM/BR/75/M2904 complete genome, chromosome 35:
ctgcacgcgcgcagcgagtggaggagaggggcatCGTGCTCTTCGACTTCGTTCCACTGATCATTCTACTATTTACCGGCCGCAAGGACGCCTTAGCACCTGCCTTGAGACCGAGCTTCTGCTCCGATGGCTGAGGCATACTGATGTGCAGCGTGGGCACGGCACACAGATGCCAAACCCACACAGACGGGCTAAAGAGAACAATTTTTTTTAGTAAGAGCAGCAAAGTCAGTTCTCTCCGGACTGATCCCCAGAGGAGCACCTCCCCAGCTGCATGACCCGAGTAGAGGTACGAGTTCCTACTGCCGTGCGTGGAACTGCGGCTCGCTGTCAGGCAGGTAACGCGACGAGAGTCATACCTCCAGTCTCTCGGCGCGGCAGGGAACCTCAAGCCACCCTggtcctgctgctgctgctctagAAACGCCTGCTTTGCGCTGTGGGGAAGGGTGCCGCAGTTGCTCTCCAGCACACTCATGGCCTCCGCCGACACCGAGGCTGGCATCTCTCGAATGTAGTCCGAGGGATTCACAGACGCTGTCGCAGGTGCTTCCTCCGCGAGAGGCGCCTGATCACTCGATGGGTTGCACCGCCTGCAGTTGTAGAGAAACGTCTTGGAGACACGACCGTGCTGGAACAGTGGCTCATGCACCGACGTGGGATCATCGCGCGCGTCGGCTGCCACGTCGACCTCTCCGGTGGGATAGGGCATCGTGTCATGATAGGTCCATGCTGCGCAGTTCCACACGCAAAGGGTGCCCTCCTCTTGTCCCACTACCAGCAGTGGCGTTGAGAGAGACATGGACGGGGCGACGTAGGTGAGGGCCGTGATAAGAGCGTGGTGCTGGaacgcacgcagcagcacgagctcCGACGACGCGGTCGTGACGCGTAAGATACACACGTTACGCAGAGATGCCGCGCAGCAAATGGCGGGGCCGTCGTCGACTTCAATATATCTCCGCCTGTGCCGCGGATCACTGGTGCGGTGCTCCATCTCCGACGCACCCTCCTTGCTCGCGGCGCGGGAAGATGGTTCAGGGATGAGCTGCAGGGCTGTGATGGCAGCGCTACAAGGTCTGCACATGTTTTGCATGCGATAAGTCACTGGGCACCAGACGACAACCACACCATCCTCGCTGCCCGTTAGAACCCAGCGTATGTCATAATGAGCGACGGAGTCACGGTTAAGAGCATCACGGTCTTCTCTGTCGGATACTACTACTGGGATCTCCGCCGGCGGAGGCTGTAGCGGCGTCGCGCATGAAGCTGCTGAGTTGCACAACGGAAAGCACCGAACAGCATTCACCCTCTGTGGGTGGCACAGTCGCGCCTTCAGCTCCTGAGTTTGGATATCCCAGACACAAAcatctccgctgctgcacgccgcATAAAGGCGGTCACCATTCGGATCGACATCGATGTCGTTGACGGAGTCGTTGGCACCATGGTACGTGCAGCGGAAGGAATCGAAGGCGGAGGTAACGCTGCTCATGGTGGGCcctgaaaaagaaaagggaaagagaacagaagggagagaaagtgTATCGTAGCGGCACTGTTGCACTCATGACTCTCTGGCCTGCTGCTTGTAGGGCattcgtgcgtgtgtgctgtggcgcgcgcgtgtgagGTTGCGTTTCTACGCAGGAACATAAGAatagaaaaacaaaaacTCAAGCTTGGGCCTCTCGTAGGTGAGGTGGTGCTTCCCCACCACTAATGCCCGCACAAATCAGAGAATAGTGCGACGGTACCTACTGGTTCAACGAAACGGTTTCTTTTGCGAGCGGACGAGCCTTGACGGGTCACAAACAAGGCGCCAGCTTCGAGAGAGACATCCCGCTGTGGCTGGCGTGTGATCATCGCGAGCCACGAGGACAGCAGagcaaaaggagaagggTAAAAGATGAAGAAGGATGCTGTGCAAACGAGTAACTCGCGCAGAATGAAGGCAGTGGAAGGCTGTGCTTGGAGTAAAAGTAATTCAACGCAGTCGCCTGGGTAGTAAACAGAAACAGAACAGTCATACCATCAAGCGATGTCACTGGGAGCGAAAAAGACGCTTTTCTACGTGTGAAGGGAGACGGCAACGACTAAGTCTCATGAGAGGCAGTGGCTCTGCATGCGCACTGATCTGCTCTTGGAGTAACTGCAGATCTTACACACAAAGATAAACGGCCCTTTTTATCCGATTTTTCGTGAAGTTCGACGTTGGTGCTGCCCTGCGCATTAAGCGCtgtgagagaagaggaaaagcaaACTTACAACCGAAAAGGGAATACAAGGGCCGACGAGTGGTGCAGGACGCTGTCGATAAGGGacggaggaaagggagaaaacgaGATGAGGCGGCAGTAAATCAGTAAACAAcgaacacagagaaagaaggaaacgaaaaaaaaaaactgaacGCACACGTAAGTTGTACTAAAAGAGACGTGACAACAGGGAAAGTAAGAAATACAATGAAAAGACGCTCTGTTGTCGTTATCGTTTTTTtgtgcctgtctgtctgtgtgcgggtgggggagggggagggggtaaacagaaaagagaagccgCGCACCTCGACACGtgcacctacacacacacacagatatatatatatatatatatatatatatatatatacgtaCGCTACACGTGCACAAGTGGGTGCGCGTCGTCAAACGCGAGCATACACAGCGCAAGAAAGGTGAAGTGAGACCAGTACAAACACTAAAGAAAAATGAAGCTGAGAAGGACACACCAActgccttttttcttcttccacAGTTTGGCGCGCAGAAGGGATAAGAGggtgcacacacaaacgaaagCAAAAGGCAAGCGGCAGATAAAGTCGACGTATGACCCGTTACGCAGCAGGCATAAACagcgtgcctctcttttaCACAGAGAATACGACtagacaaaaaaaaaaagacgatACAAGTGAGCGAGCGATGTagggaagacgaggagaTCATTGCCCTACCCAGTGCACTTTGGCCTCTTCTACCCTTCTGCAGTTGCCGACAATTTTTTCTAGGAGTGTTTCTTTTCACTGTGAAACGCGGCACTCTACCCTACACGGAAGGCTTGGCTGAGGCACCGCTCCGCTTTGGGGTAGTCTCCAGCATGACGTCAAGCACTGTGGCCCAGGTCGCTCTTTGAGAATGTCGCTGCCTGTGGCACAATCACTTTgctcccctcctttctccaACACGAACAGAAACATTtgcagcacagcacatcGCTTCTTTATGTTAGTCTATACATTTATCTGTCTGattcctttctttttttttttgcgatATCTTCCTTGCtcatgcgctgcgcagcaccgacagcgcggcagcaacaTCATGATGCGCAAGCCGTGCGTACACCGTCACAGAGAAATTCAACCCAAGACGGGTGATCCAGTACATTACGCATCACTTGAAAATGCCTCGCCTCTCGCCCCCACTCCCGTTGAAGAATCGCTTTCTTTCACCTTGGTGTtggaacacacacacacacacacaggtaCAGCACACGGCACTGCATAGGCGTGAAACCATGAACACCCCTCCGTCGAGAACCACCGCCCTCTCTAATACCCGCTCAGGGAGTCGATAAAGTGACGCACATCATCTAGCCCTTCAGGCGACAGCTCTGAGCACAGCACTTTGACAGCCTGCACCACACCTTCCTCGGACGGCCCGGGCAGGAAAGATGAGACGGACCGATAGTCGTTGACGGCCTGGGCACGCGGGACAGGGCTGGAGCGAGCAGGAGTAGGTGCAGCACCGTACTGAGGATCCTGATGCACCGATGCAGGCGGGGCCCTCCGAATGGGTGGATTGCTGCCGGCGGCCGAGTCACCACGGCCGTTGTACCCACCAACCCCCCCGCCACCACTGGCGCTGCTAGCGGCCTGCCTGTGGTGCACGTCGGGCTGGCCTGCCGCAAAcatggtggcgctgctgctcctggcGTACATCCTGCTCGCCTGCGCGTGGGCTTGGCGCTCCTGGATCGTCGGTGGTGCGATGCCCTCCATCGGCTGTGCGTACCTCGACGGAGGAGGTGCAAaactcagcagctgcggaaATACTGCGAGGGCACTGTCGCGCTCCTCATCCGTGATGTCGCGGTCATCGAAGCGCTCGAGCGACGGAATAGCGGCGACGACAAAGCGTCGGTAGTTGGGGTCACGGCTGATGGGGTTGTCGGACAAGTTAAGCACTTCTAAGGAGgacaagcgagagagatgcagCACCTGGTTGATGTCGCGGATTTGATTCTTGCGGAGGTGAATCTCCGTCAGTCTGTGACAATTTGACAAGGCGCCAAGCTCTGAAATATCGTTTAGCGACATGGACAGCACCTCCAACGCTACAGCCTGTCGCAGAACGCCGATATCTTGGATCTGCGACGCGCATACATTAAGCTTCCGAACTCGGCGAATATCGTCCGTCTTGGACTTCTGAAGCACCAGGTTCAGTGTGAGAACGCCCGCCATGATGCCCGCGTCCCTCCCGGATGCTCTATGATGTCAGACAAACAAAACAATGCAgcggcaaaaaaaaagggggaggggaaaaacaTGAAAAGAAGCAACAAAAAAGGGAGATGAACAACACCAAAAAGAGGGACGCTCAAATGCAAGAGAGGCAGtacagagaggaaaaggggagtgGACAAAGACAGCGCTTCTCCGCTTGTGTTTGCGCTTGTctgtccgtgtgtgtgtgtgtgggagaaaggagagaggcagagggtgTTTGCAAGATCCACGAAGGTTGGTTTCTTCCAGCTGCTTTTCTTGTTGTTTCGAGGgtgggaagaaaaaggggcagaggagggTGCGGAGAGTACGCAAGATTAGGTCATGTGTGTAagtgtgcgggtgtgttcgagagagagagagagagagagtgcggAAAAGAAGCAGGTGGAGAGTCGCGTGAAGATGTGGAGAAACATGTTTGATCCAAACAACAAGCGGTATTAAGGTCGACCAGCAGAGCGCGCTTtgactttttttttcaagcAGAGGAGAGCATACCGTGTCATTTCTTCTTGTGGTGCCTTGAGTGATGAACTCCACTGTCGAGCCAAACAACAGAACTGGTTCAACCGCGATACCTGGGCATTCTTCTCTGAAGCCACGCCGCTAGCCGGCGCGCGAGAGGCGCAAAAGCGAGGCAGTAAGGCCAGAGCTGGAGGCAACCAAGCAAATCACTCTGGACATCTTCGATGTGCTTCCCCCCTGTGCAAGTGAGTTCTAAAGGGGTTTCCTTCGAATCGGTAGAACCTccaaaaaggggagaggggagcgcaATCCACCGAAGGACAGGGAGGGTAGGTCCTTCAGAGGCGCACAGCACCGAGCAACGAAAGGCCTGCTGCCTCATTGCTCTGCGGGACCAGAACTCAAAGCGGGCAAACAAACCCCAACATAGGGCCCTACATGCCGAACCTCGGCGGGGGGAGAAAGGTGGTCAGCTTCAGTATAAAAGAGAGCAAGAACAGCATCCTCCGCCCGTGCCACCTAGGCATATGCTGTGTAGCAAGTGCCAGCCACAGCACAAGCACAGACCACGAGACAAGCACTAAAGCACCGATGGATATTATGCAGAACGAGAGTAGAACATTCACACGTGCCACGTAATCCTCACACACCATCAGATTCGCATCTTCCGCTCCCGTTCCCAGACGTGCTTCGCAAACGCAATCACGAACAGTGATTGGTGCGGCTTGCCGGGCTCCGGCTGATGATACgtctgcacctccgcctcaaAGCCCATTGACTGCAATGCCCCTTGAATTATGCCGCCCATGAAGCCGGCGTAGTTCACGTTCCACCGGCCTTCGCTATCAATGTAGTCAGGGGATGGGTGGACGTGGCGGAGTACGACAGGGTCACTgtcaaagagaaagaagcgaTCTGAGTTGCTCTCGCGCTGGATCTCGCTGGCCGCGCGGCCAAACCAGCGTGCCCATAGCTTttcctgcagcagcttcagGACAGCATCGATCGTTAgcgggcggcgctgcaggtcAACGGGGTCACGGACAGAAGAGAGCATGATAAGACGAGTCCCAACATGAGCGCCTAGAGAGGTCAAGCgagcctccacctcctcgacgtTCTTCACCTTTGTAGGGAATGTGTAGGCGCGTACGCACAGCtccgaaaagaaaaagctaAACGCAGGCAAGGAAACCTGAGTATGCTCGCTGGAAGAGAGgtctgccgcggcgccgccctGGTCACTGGCTGCCTTGCCGATGGAAACAGTTCGCTGGCGCATTTGCCGTGCTCACCAACGGCCGTGCGCGTATCAGTAGAGTTGCGGTTCGGTGCTGTAACTACAAAATTACAGGCACTCCTCGGTACAAGAGACATGCAGTGGTTGTTGTTGGGCCTGCTTGCAGCGTTGTTGCCGTTCAGACTGCGTGAAGACGTGGTAGGGGGTAGCGTAGTGTACGCAAGGTTACAGGAGCCTGTTGGTGCTTAAGCATCGGTGAAGCAGCAAGAGCACCGttgaagagagggagaagcaccataggggatggagagagagagagagagttcaGAGGCACGAGGAATGCTCTACAGTAAATGCAGTGCTGCTCCGTGCGGGGTCATTCATTAGCAACGCTCTGATGTTTTCGCTCGGTAGTGACTCCCTGATGCCGCACATACGCGAGTGCAAGTGCGAAATAAGGAATTAAGCCCCAATGCCGCTACCGTtgcttttttctcctttgggGTCCATTTGCTTTGCTTCACATGACCCAGATCGCACGTTGCAAAAATCAGCGCTGCTCTTATGAAGAGAAAATGCGGTAGCAAGTGTCTTGTGCTATAGAAGCGAAGGAAAATTGctgaagaggaaagaaaccAAAACAGTCGACAAACAGAAATGCTAACAgtaacacacacaaaaaaaaaataaactAGGAAGTGAGACACCCCCACTCACTCAGCACAGTTGCACCGACTACTCCTGCGGACGGTGAGTAAAAGGTGCACTCGTGTTATGTAAGGAAATGTTTCATGTCTGAAAAACTGGGCATAGTTTTAGTTTCAATGccctctcactctcactTGCAGTCGCTCTCGTCTCTGTCAACTGCCAGAAGCAGAGAGGTGTTTGCGCACGTGACAACAACGTATCACAACGCACTCCCCCGAAGGGGGATCGCAAcagaacacgcacacgggcaAACGTCTGTGTTCGCGTGTTGTTGAGAAGCGCatggagagagacagagacagagggagagagagacgtactATGAATAGGCCCGTGACTGCAGCGACCCTTTCGCCGaacctctttttcttctgtgcTGCATCGGATTCCGCGACATCGCGTGTGCAACTCCACCGCCGtcccctcactctcttctctgtcgtGAAGAATCAGGACAAGACACACAGGCGCGCACATCTATGGACAAGGGAGGCTCTTCAgcgcgaaagagaagcaacaaaCGGAAAcgaaggaggaaaggagcaGACTGACAGACACCGAGGAgtgaggcggggggggggggggggaagcgcaGACGATAGTGACGCAGGTGACCCCACTTTGCAGGTCTTAGCGAACAACCGAGGCCGTCTGCTAGAAACAGCAGCTGTGTGAAAAAtgcacaaaaaaaaacacacacacaagagagagagagagggagtctACGCGCCGGCGAAAGAAATACACTCACGCATGAGCGCATCGACATATCATGAAGCGAAGAGAATAAGAGAACAAGGAAAGGGGGTGAAAACAAGGTAGATATGGAAAGAGTGAGGACAAGAGAATCCAAGCCGGCTGCACGCTGACACaacacagcgagaggggaaaacagaggagaaagcgaaaCGAAAAAGGCAACGTAAAACAGGTAGAAGGAGTGAAACATCTGCAAAGAACCAAAAAGAGAAATCCTCTCAGGAAAgaagacagaaaaaaaagaaaagaaacacgaCACGGACGTCATCTCGCATGCAGGTACGCCTAAAGAAGAAGATAAGAGCAAGGAAACTTGGCACGTACGAGTGCACGAAGAatggagggtgggggggggggggtacgaGGTCGCGCCGCTCGTTTCCCTGGTCGCTATTTTTGAACTGCCGCACTCCTCCACAACGaggcatcagcagcagcagcagcagagatggagaagaaaagagagccgacaacggcaacaacaaaaggGAAAGGACGTCGGTTGATAAAAGGGCAcacagaggaaaaggagaaacgGCACTAAATAACACAGAAAAGTAAGTGAAAGAACATTCCCCCAGCATAGTACGCGCGAGGAATTTAATTGTGCGTTATGGTGCGTATGTCAATGAGCGCTACGCTGAGGATGGAATTCGCTCTCGATTCCGTTTAAGCACATTCTCCTTTTCACGGTTTCCCTCGGTGTGGTACAGAAAGCTCAGTTTGGGGGAAAGGGAATTGCGTTGAACTGCACCCCCCCTAACCTTGAGACTTTGTAGgctcgctctttttctgttgAGTACAGTACATGCAGATACTGCTCCTCCTACAGAATCACGACAGTGTTGCCATCATCTAAGTTAGGAGAAGCGCGAAATAAAATAAGGCATGAcgcggcacacgcagcacaAACGTACAACACCAAGtacagaagaagaaaaaaaaaacaacaccCTCACGGAGGTGGCTACTTCATGAGAaaactgaaaaaaaaaaagagagaaacactcATGAGTCGCCCCTTATCAatacaaagaaaaaaaatgaagaagCGACCACAGAAACTAGCGGGCACAAAGACATACATAATCCATCAAGGTCGGAGATGCAAAGGCCAGtgaggaaggaaaaagaagaggcgaAGGGACAGCAGGGGAACTTCGAAGTAATCATTGAAAAAAATATTGGAAAGCTTCCCtttcgctcttttcctctgtTGCTGCTTCTTTGACTACGAGATTCACAAACTGCACCCGTGTTGCGCGCTATTCAATTCCCCACGCAGTTCCTTTTTTCGTTGGCACCCACCCTTCTCCactcgccctccctccctaaCTCCCTGGCGCCTTTCGGTGCCTCAGCCAGTTTCTGTGCGTCACCACTACAAAGCGAAATGCTGAAGGGAAGAAGACCGAGACTGCAcacgaaaaggagaaagacgACGCACAAGGTAGATACATAGAACGCTAGAGAAGAAAGCACTAAAAGGTATAAGTGTCGCGAAGATCGACCAGCCTTGGGAGAAGATGCCTTTACACAGTTCCTGAAACGCACATTTGGTGCCCATGTTGGGCGTCCCATGCATTGGCGTATAGCCCGGCACTCGTTTTACCCTCACCTCTTACGACCCTCAGATCACGTATTCCTTTTTTTATTAGTGGTtcgttctcctttcccctcgcCCATCACGCTGATACCTGTTGAATCCGGGAATCAAATATCTGCGCTGacgacccctcccctccattCATATTCACGCACACCCAGCGAACAAGAAAACGACTTCAaaatcgaaaaaaaaaaaaaacaaagtATATCAAAGCACAACACCGGCAGGGGGTTCTGTCATCATCActacgaaaaaaaaaagactgAAAAAAATGGAAGTGATACAAATACATCAGCAATACAGCTACTGTAGCCTGTAATGATCAACCAACACATACAGAAAGGCAAAGGTGAAAACACAATGAGAGGAAGTTAGTGACAGCGCAACACGAGAGAGATaataaacacacacacacacacacacacatacacacacccacgtgcATCTGAACGTGAATACCTTCCTTTGTGAGTGTTGGTACTAGCAGAGGTGCATAAAATACGgtcatatatatatatatatatatatatatatattttaGATATGCCTAGgcagcaaaagagaaggatCTTATTAGCCTAGCCTCACCGCACTTACGCTCCCCCCGTCGGGAAGAAAGAAAATCAGATCCGACGCGAGAAGAACAAAAGGCACGTAATCAGCAGAGGGGtagagaacaaaaaaaaaaaagagagaaaatcAATGACACTTATAAAACACACATGAATGCACTTtagaacgaaaaaaaaaaagaaggcaaCAACAAAATGAAACAGGAAAAGGCTTTTTTCCTAGATGAGAGagtgtgggggagggggagagtgcTACTCAAGTCTCTTTTCATCGCTTGAAGCACTATAGAAAATGTGCCACAgttgcctctccctcttcactgtTTGTGTTTGACGGATTCAATAACATGTATGCATGAGTTTTTCTTGCTGCTTAGcagccctttttttttcactggTGTTTTACTTTTCTCTTTTGATGGACTGCTCCATGATACCGCCATATTTATGtatataaatatatatatatatatatacggTAATCGCATGGACAACGGCGACAAGCACcgaaagcaaagaaaaaacaatACGGGGTGCgaccccccccacccctcactcACACTCGCtcgtacacgcacacgccacaTAACAACAACACGCCACAACAAGCACCAAAATGAAACAAACAACAGCCACTAGAGCAGAAACATATTTGCGCCCGTCAAGCACGTATGTTGAGTAGTCTTCAGGTCAGAGAGGAGGTGAGCATCAGCCGCTATAAACTTTGACACACACCTCTTCGCCTCAACATACTGTTTTTTCGAGGCGTATGATAGCGCACAACGGTTGCTTCCATAATGATGAGTTCGTTCCCTCATTGCCGAGCCACATGTGAGTAAGTATGATTCGATCCGTGTGGAGAGTCGCGAAGCTGTTTTGCTCTTCGCAGATGAGCTCATACGCTTCGCCTCACTTTTCAGTTGCTTGCCAACCAAAACAAACAGCTGAAtgtgacacacacacactaccCATTCCCAGCATTCGCGCTCAGTCGACAAACGTGAGACACGTGGCACAGTTGTCCCACGTCTTCAACAATACGAACTTTATATAGAGTCCAAGTCAGCGACCAAGCTGTGAACCCATCGCTTTTTACAAAACATACAACGCGAGAAAAAGTCACTatcgccccttcccctctccgctatttccttctcttcttgtccACCTCTCGGTTGGTCCGCTTGTCTTCCTGGCTTTGGCTCTTCGTCTTGATCTCCCTCGATGACGGAGGCACAGCTCAGTGCGTGGTACCTCATGATCCAgcacccccactctgtgtggggaagccaggcagtcctcctctccctgccaaggccgagccgcttctggtggtggcagagtGTCAAACACCCACGacacagaggagggaggatCAGGGCGATGCGTCGCTGTTGATGCCAGTGGTCAGGTCCTGcacggcgttgcgtcggagcgacctgcagcaTTGAACATTTCTGTACCATTCATATGATGGGCAGGGGTGTTCACCTGACTCGAGCGTGACCCACCCGGGCCTCGCTGCCCATTGGTGTGaggggccccccccccctcccccgagggatgcaccggGTGACGAGCGGCGtgatgggagcggctgtgaggcgacctggGAAACGGGAGGCGGGTGGGGCTTGCGGCTGAGGCCGTGTCCTGCTGGCTCGTTCTCCGCATTCCTGTACCGCGTGtgtacggctgcttcgcaccacgcgatgggccctgtggcaggccAGGGATAGGAGGCCATTCAACTCATGTTGTACGGCAGAGAGTGGAGACGTTGAGAGGAAACATACGCTACGCTGCCCGCCAAACGTCTTATCTGGTGCTTGTGAAACGCCATCCTCTGAGGGAGTATATATTGGCAAAGCCTTCCTTGTACACGTTACCGTTTGTTTCTCTAAAcccgctggaggagcaccTGTACACCAcgctgtctttttttttttttcgagcAGGACTGAAGAAATCTTCTTCCTCAGTGGAACACGGAGAGGAGCCGCTTGTGGCTCAATAAGGGCAATTGAGGTGCTGCGAGGAGGATCATGCATGTGTGAAGTTGGCCCAACGACTGTGCTCATGCGGCTGAAGAGCTCGTATGTCTCAGCTCCTTTCGGGATGGCAGtgctttcgttttctttttgtttgctttACTGCTGACAGCTCAGGCAGTGTGTCTACAGCTTCTGGCGGGGCGAGTtgcgagggaaaggagggatgtggaggaggggatggTCCGGTACTCTTCctcgccccttcctccttcttcccAGCGCACACTGGTTCACGTGCACTctgttattttttttttttatacAGCAAAGTGGAGATAAGCACCGACTAACTGAACGGAAGTGGCAGCCAAagaggcgaaaaaaaaaacgaaacgATGCTTATGTAGGGAGGTAAAacggaggtgaagaagacgtATGCGCTTGAGGTGATGCCGTGTTGTGCTCGTCTGCCGGTG
This genomic window contains:
- a CDS encoding putative transport protein particle (TRAPP) subunit, which translates into the protein MRQRTVSIGKAASDQGGAAADLSSSEHTQVSLPAFSFFFSELCVRAYTFPTKVKNVEEVEARLTSLGAHVGTRLIMLSSVRDPVDLQRRPLTIDAVLKLLQEKLWARWFGRAASEIQRESNSDRFFLFDSDPVVLRHVHPSPDYIDSEGRWNVNYAGFMGGIIQGALQSMGFEAEVQTYHQPEPGKPHQSLFVIAFAKHVWERERKMRI